The nucleotide sequence TCCTGGAAATCCAGTTTTTGGATCGGTCTAGAATGGAACCTATCCAACCAAGAGAGATCCATCATGACGATATGATTCCAAGTTTTCGCCATAGAGCCAAAGAATAGTTTTTTATCTTCGTTCAACTCGCCCGGCTTTAGTTTTTCAGAAACGGTTAATAGGGATTCGTTTTGCCAACGATTGTATTCTGCCAAAGCGACACAGTATTCTGGATCTATCATGATGAAATTTTGAGCAGTGATCTAATTAGGTCAATACATATAAAAATTTGAAACCATCCAGCATTACTTAGAAGGAAAAAGGAAACCCTTATGACCGGATCCGGGTCCAACTTTCAATGTTTGCTCGGGCATTCATAGGATTAGTCGCATTCTGTTTTGTATTCGCAATTTCTGTTAACGAAACAGCGATTTCTTTTTCAGGAGCAAAACATCCTAAACAAAGTTTACAGTTAGAACTTTCTCATTCCGTTCTTTCCGCCTTAGTCACTTTAGAAAAAGAATCCGAAAGAATAGAGACGAACACTGTCTCTACATATTGGAAAAGTTTAGGTCTATTCTCTTTTTCGGAATCCGTAATTTTTTCCTTGGATTCCGAGGCGCCCTTACATATTTCCGCTTATGATTCCAATCTATACACGATCCGACTTATCATATAGGAAATTCTCCCAATATATTTATTTTTTATAATATAGGAGAATTTTATGCGCAACGTATTCGCATACATAGCCGCGGCTTCCGTGGTTTCAGTTTCCGCCCCTGTGGCGGCGGAATCTTCCGAGTTGAGATTATTCCAAAGACTAGCGGTCTTTCATGACCAATTACTTTCCAGTGACGATAAAAGAACAAATCCGAAGGGACTCTCCGGAATGGTTCTTAGAGCCAAAGAAAGTTCGGCAGAAGGAAGGATAAAATATGCTAAGTCGTTGACCTTTGCGGAATTATTGGAAAAGGCAGGTTCGAGAGAAGAACAGGAATTTTTATATTCGGAATTATGTTCTTCTTTAAAGGAATTAGCTCCCAAGTTCCAATTCTATTCTTTCTTCTGTCCTAAGACCGGAAAGGTATGGATCTCAAAAACAAAAGAAGTCCAAAATCCTTATCTAATCGATGAAAGAAAAACGGGAAAGCTGATAGGTTAATATAATCGGAAAGAAGCGGTTTTCTGGGCATCTTTTCCGCTTCTTTCTGGTCCGAAAAGCAGACTTGACTCTCGACCCGTCCATTTTAAACCAGAAGAAAGTAGGACAAAATCAGTGGCCCAAAAGATAAAATCGCCCGAAAACCAAAGCTTAGGAAGCGGAGGAAACGGAAACAAGGGACCGATCCATATCGGTAACTCCGATATCTTTTTCGATCGAGAACTTTCCTGGGTGGATTTTAACAAACGGGTTTTGGAAGAAGCGAATGATCCTGAAAATCCGCTTCTGGAACGTCTCAAATTTTTATGTATCACCGAGTCAAACTTGGACGAATTCTATATGGTCCGGGTTGCCGGTTTGAGAAACCTATTAGCGGAAGGTAACGACGAAAAAAGTCTGAACGGTCAAAGAGCTTCCGAAATACTTACCGAATTATCCAATAAGGTAAGAAGTTTCGTAAATGTTCAATACGAAACATTGAACCATACTCTGGACCAGATGAAAGAGAACGGGATCCATCTCATCTTAAATCCGGATGAATTAAATAAAAATGAGATAGAAGACATCAAACATTATTACAAAGAAGATGTTTCTCCGATCTTAACTCCTCTTTCAATAGATCCTTCTCACCCATTCCCTCATATACTTAATAAATCCTTAAACCTAGCTATCGTTCTCACCACAGACGATGAGAAAACCGGACTAAAAAAAGATCTGTTCGCGGTGGTCCAAGTGCCTTCCGTATTACCGAGGTTCCTACAACTTAAAGGAGAAGGTAAGACCAGAAGATTTTTTCCTCTGGAAGAGATCATCAAACTGCATGTGGATGATCTTTTCTACGGAATGACCGTAAAAGAAGTATATCCTTTCCGAATATTAAGGGATGCCGATATCTCCATCGACGAAGAGGCTTCCGTAAAAGACCTACTTATCACCATGAAGAAGGAGATCCGAAACCGTATCTGGGGAGACGCGGTGAGGATGGACATTTACGAAGGAACTTCTTCTTTCGTACGAAATACTCTCAAGGAACTCATGGAGCTACAAGACCATGAAATTTTCGATGTTTCCTCTATATTAAATATTAGTGATACAATGTATTTTTACGGACTGGAACATACCTCCAAATTCAAGTATCCGTTCTTTCAGCAGAAAAACACTTTAAAGTTCGAATCTCCCGAGAAAATTTTCGACGCAATCAAAAAGAAAGACAGATTATTACATCACCCGTATCAATCCTTCGGCGCTATCGAAGATCTACTTAGGATCTCCAGCGAGGATCCTAAGGTTCTAGGAATTAAAATGACCTTATATCGCACAAGCGGGGATTCTCCTATTATCCAATATTTAGGTCAGGCTGCTGAAAACGGAAAACAGGTAACGGTACTTGTGGAGCTAAAAGCAAGATTCGACGAAGAACGTAATATCAAATGGGCCCAAAAGTTGGAAGAAAGAGGGGTTCATGTGGTATACGGTGTGGTGGGACTCAAGATCCACAGCAAGATGCTCTTGATCGTAAGAAGAGAAGACGATCATCTAGTGCGTTATGTGCATCTTGGAACCGGAAATTACAACTCCACGACCAGTAAATATTATACGGATCTTAGTTTTTTTACGGTTAATAAGGAAATCACGGAAGACGTTTCGACAATTTTTAACACAATCACTAGTTACGCAAAGATGCCTTTCTTAAACAAACTGGCGGCTTCTCCCCATAATTTAAAAACGGTATTTTTAAATCTGATCGAAAAAGAAACGGAAAATGCGAAAGCGGGAAAACCAGCGCGCATCATTTTCAAAATGAACAGTCTGGTAGATCCCCATATTATATTAGCAATGTATAATGCTAGTCGAGCAGGAGTGATCATAGAGCTGATCATCCGCGGTATCTGCTGTTTAAAACCCGGACTGCCCGGAATTTCGGAAAATATTACAGTGATCTCCATCGTAGGCAGATTTTTAGAGCATACACGTATCTATTATTTCCTTTCCGGCGGAGAAGAAAGTATTTTCCTCGCTTCGGCGGATTGTATGCCTAGAAACTTTGAAAGAAGGATCGAGGTCTTATTCCCGATACTAGACGCTAAAAATAAGGATAGGATCAAAAAGATCTTAGATGTTCAGATCAGGGATAATGTAAAGGCAAGACTCCTTTCTTCGGACGGGATCTATCGGAAAAGGGAAAGAGTAGAAGGCGAAAAGCCGGTGGATAGCCAGATCGAAAGAATGAACTTCGCGGAATAAATATGAGTATCAGCCAGGAAAATAAAAATAAACTCAAATCCCTATTGGGAGAAGATAGGGTTTTTTTCAAAGATGAAACCCGGATGGATCAGGCTACATTCCTTTCTTTCGGAACGGATAGAACAAAAGTATATGTTCCGGATTACGAAATTCTAACATTCCCCAAAAACACAAAAGAAGTCTCGGAGATCGTAAAATACGCATTCGAGAACGATATTAAGATCGTGCCTTCCGGAGGAAGAACAGGTTACGCAGGCGGAGCAGTGGCTAAATCGGGAGAGATAGTAATCTCTCTCTCCAAGATGGATCAAGTTTTGGATTTCGATCCATTTTTCGGCTCCTTAACCGTTCAGGCGGGTATGATCACTAAAAATCTCCACAAGGAAGCGGAAGAAAGAGGTTTTTATTTCCCGGTAGATTTTGCTGCCACAGGTTCTTCTCATATAGGCGGAAATATTGCGACTAATGCAGGTGGAGTAAGAGTCGTTCATTACGGACTGATCCGCCAATGGGTCTTAGGTCTCAAAGTGGTCACTGGAACGGGAGAAATCCTGGAATTTAACGGTGAGATCCTTAAAAATAATACCGGCTACGATCTAAAACATCTTTTCATCGGTTCCGAAGGAACATTAGGGATCATCACGGAATGTACCTTAAAACTCACCAAAAAACCCGCAGACAACCGTATACTTTTCACCGCGGTGCCCGATTTCCCTTCTATATTAGAATTATTTAAAGAAACTCATAATATGTCCCTGCCTATTTTGGCCTTCGAGTTTTTGACCAAATATTGTTTGGATAAGGTGATGGATCACCTTCATGTCCCGGATCCTTTTTCAGAGGTAAGTCCATATTACGTTTTAATGGAGTTCGAGATAACCGAAGAATCGGATGATGAAAAATTATTCTCCTTTTTGGAGACCATTTTAGAAAAAGGTTATGTTACAGATGGAAGCTTAGCCCAAAATTCCAGACAAGCCGAAACCTTTTGGAAATACAGAGAAGGAATCAGCGAATCCATTTCCATCGATTATACCGTTCACAAAAACGATATCTCTCTTCCTCTTCGGAACATGAACGCATTTTTGGAAGATATGCAGGGCTTACTTTCTTCCAAGTATCCGGGTTTCGAGATCGCACTTTTCGGTCATATAGGCGACGGGAACCTTCATTTAAATATCGTAAAACCGAAAGATCTTTCCGATGTGGAGTTTTTCTCCCAATGCAAGAAGGTGGATCCTTCCATGTTCGAACTATTACAAAAACATCATGGATCCATTAGCGCCGAACACGGGATCGGTCTTTTAAAAAAGGACTTTTTACATTTCTCCCGCTCTTCCGCCGAAATAGAAGTAATGAGGATGATCAAAAAGGCCTTGGACCCAAAAAATCTTTTAAATCCGGGGAAAATTCTCCCCTAAGAACAATGAAAAAGAGACTTTCCGGTTTTTTTAGGTTTCTAACCGTAATTACCTGGATCGTATTTGCGGGTCTAAGTTATATAAAATCGGAACCCGAAGTCTGGATCCCGACTTATCTAACAGTCAGTCTGTTGTATTCCACGGAATGGTATTCCTTTTTTCACGATCAGGGTAGGAGAATATTAATCGCCGGATTAGGAAAATCGGTCGGCATTGGATACTTTGTCTGGGGATTCTACAATTTTTTAGACAATCCTAAGCCGGACCTATATTCCGAAACTTTCAAAAATAGTATAGGACTTGCGTTATCAGCCATCTGGCTTTTTTTATTACCTGTTTTTCAGGGGAAAAATCGAGCATGAAGATCGCAATCTCCTCATTCCTCGCTACTTTAATATTAAAATTTATTTATATGACTGTCCGATGGACCAAGATCCATGTTCCGAAGAAGTCGGAAGAGTTACTTTTACAAAAAAGAGGATTTGTTCTCGCACTTTGGCACAATCAAATTCCATTCATTATAGATTTCACGTATAAATTTTACGTGAAACGTTACGGTTTGGAAGTAATCCCTATGGCGTCCCAATCCAAGGATGGAGAATTGATAACCAGAGTGATAGCTCATTTCGGGATGAAACCAAAAAGAGGTTCCAGTAAAAAAGGAGGGGCCGCCGCATTAAAGGCTTTGGTCCAAGACGCAAGGAAAGGAAGTATTAGTCTAATCACTCCCGACGGTCCTACCGGTCCGGTTTATACTCTTAAACCAGGGATCGTTCAATTGGCGTCCATGACAGGGTTTCCAATACTATCCTATTTCGCTAAATACGATCATTATAGGATCGTACAAAGTTGGGACAGGACGCCTGTTCCAAAATTATTCTCAAAAGCGGAGTTTTTTATATCGGAACCGTTTTATGTTCCGAAATTAAAGGGAGAAAAAGAACTGGAAGTTTGGAGAAAAAAACTCGAAACGTTCATGTTGGATCAAATAGGTATCTCCCGACAATATGCGGAAAGTTTAAGGGAAGAAGTGAAACTTGCTGCGGAAAATAAAAGAAGGGCAAAGTAAAATTATAAATTCTTAATTAAGCAGCCCTTAATCTGTAAAAACTCCAATGAACTATAAAGATCCTGGACATTAATAAATATAAAGCCTTCCCGTTTTGCTTGGATTCCACTGCCGATTCGAAAGCGGAGATCAATTCCTTTAAAATTTCCCTTTCACCTAAATCCGAAACCTGTGCCAAATCGATAGAAGATAAATTTTCATCTTCGGGAAATCTAAGGTCGTTCGACTCTAAAAGTATTTCTAAAAGTTTTTCCGCCTCTATGAGTATGGATTCTACGGTCTTGTCCGGCTCTTCCGGTCCATTCAATAATGAATAGATTCCGTCCGATAATTCTAAAATCAAATCACCGATCGCAGAATCCTCTCCGTTCTCGAACGTATGATTGACCTCGTCCAGTTTAGCTCTTAATAAGGATCTTACTTGTGAGAAGGAGTTTGCAGCATATTTCATTTCTCCTTCGTCCATAGATTCCTCGAAACCCTGTAGCCAATCAGGCCCAGTAGGCTCGAAGTCGTCCCAATCCGCCCATAATGACTCGCAAGCCAAAAAAACTTGATCCGTAGTACTTCCAACATGTTTATAAGTGGATACTACTACTGCGAGACGAGCCAGAGCTTCGGACCATTCCGTTTCTCGGATCTCCATCATGCCGTATACCATACACTAGTAACAATCCGATGAAAGCAAGTTTCCCTATTATTCCGTATTAACTAACTTTTTATTCCAAGCTCTTAAAAAACTAAACTTTCCGTGTCACAAAAACTAATGCGTATTGTCGCAGTAAAATTAGACCATTCGGATTAGTTATCTTTTTAGAAACGCGAATACTTACGTACCAGGTCCACTCTTGAGTTTACTTGTAACTTTTTGAAAATACTTTTGATCTGTATCCTCACAGTTCCTTCTTTCGTTCCAAAGTTACGCGCGATTTCCTTGGTCCTATAACCGTTGATGATATGATTCAGGATCTCCTTTTCTCTCGGAGTTAACGAATGGGTTTCCTTTGTCGGAGATTTCCTGAAAAAAGAAATCACTTTGGCTGCCGCACCCGGAGAAAGTATCCCGCCTTCTCTCATCACCATTCTCGCTACTTCTTTTATATCTTTCAGATCTTTTTTCAAAACAAATCCTACTGCGCCAGCTTTCATTGCCTGTATCAAAGCATCGTCCGTATCTAACGTAGAAAGCATAATGTATTTGGGATCGTTGTCAAAATCGGATCTCTCTTTAATATAATCGATCCCGGATTTACCCGGAAGGATTACATCCATAAATACAAGATCAAATTTTTTTTGGTGACTTTGTGATAAGTCCTCGGTAGAAGAAAAAACTTCCACTTTGTCCACCTCTTCCATCACTGAGAGAGTGTTTGCGCAGTTCAGAGCAAACTCGGAATTGTCTTCAACTATAGCGATTTTTACTTTTTCCATTTTTATCCGCCAACCGGCCCCTTGTATTACGGTTTTTTGATTCTAATTTCTATATTCGTTTTTCAAAAAACTCGGACGAAGTTAGGTAGATTTTTTTTTAATTTTATAGAATGTGATAAGGAGCAAGAGTTGATCCTAATTTTCCGGAACGATATTATCCGGAATTTTTTTAAATTTTTTCGAATTATAGTGTCTGTCTTTTGTATTTGAGAGATAAATTTTCCAAACGTTAAAACAGCAATAGATCCCATTAGTTAATAATTTATTTCTAAACAAACTCCCTTTTTGACACTACAATCCTTCTCCCCTATTTAAAGAGATGAAGGTTAGGAGTATTAATTTTTAAAGCCAAGAATTGATCTTTTCCGCGACTTCTTTAGGTCTTTCCATATGGAGAGCGTGTTTCGAATGCGGGATCCACACCAATTTACTTTTCTTTAAATATGAATGTAACTTTTTAATCATAGGAGGATCGGTGATCGGGTCTTCCGTTCCGGAGATGATCAAGGTCTTTTGGGAAACTGCAGAAAGTTTTTTACCTAGAAAAATTTCCTTCTCCCTATCCAGAGTATTCTCCGTTAAATATCGGTGAGCCAGATTATTCCACTGACTTAAGAGCGCTCTTTTTGCGAAACCTCCCAACTCCGGAACATTCTCCTGATATAATGCGGTAAGAAGTCTTTCTATTTCTTCCGTTTTAGAAGGGAAAAGTAATTTCCTCATTTCGTCTCTTTGCGGATGAGGGATACCGCCGGGAGAAAGTAGCACAAGTCTCTGCACCCTTTTTTCTTTTTCAGAATCACGTATGGCGATCATCATCGCGATCAGAGATCCCATAGAATGTCCGGAAAGTACCAGATCGTTTAACGCCAGTTTGCGGATCGAACTGTAAAGAAGGTCCGCGAATATGTCCACTTGGTACAAATATTTCACTTTAGGAAGAGGGCTGAATCCGAAACCTGGAATATCCGGTACCAAAAGATTGAAGTCATTTCGTAAAAATGGAGCCAGTCTCCTAAAACCTGTGGCAGAATCTAGAAGTCCGTGGATGAAAAAAAGAGTTTTATCGGAACCTTGGGCAGAAGGCCTCTTCAAAAAGAAAATTTTGTGTCCGCCGAGGTCTACATGGAGGCGCTGAAAACCCAGCTCCTTCTCCATAAATCGAATTTTTTGCCTGGTATAATTTCGAAGAAAAAGTTCGTATACAAAATCCATAGATTGGGCCAATGATTCC is from Leptospira sp. WS58.C1 and encodes:
- a CDS encoding lysophospholipid acyltransferase family protein yields the protein MKIAISSFLATLILKFIYMTVRWTKIHVPKKSEELLLQKRGFVLALWHNQIPFIIDFTYKFYVKRYGLEVIPMASQSKDGELITRVIAHFGMKPKRGSSKKGGAAALKALVQDARKGSISLITPDGPTGPVYTLKPGIVQLASMTGFPILSYFAKYDHYRIVQSWDRTPVPKLFSKAEFFISEPFYVPKLKGEKELEVWRKKLETFMLDQIGISRQYAESLREEVKLAAENKRRAK
- a CDS encoding LIC13259/LIC11441 family protein, which produces MRNVFAYIAAASVVSVSAPVAAESSELRLFQRLAVFHDQLLSSDDKRTNPKGLSGMVLRAKESSAEGRIKYAKSLTFAELLEKAGSREEQEFLYSELCSSLKELAPKFQFYSFFCPKTGKVWISKTKEVQNPYLIDERKTGKLIG
- the ppk1 gene encoding polyphosphate kinase 1, with product MKSPENQSLGSGGNGNKGPIHIGNSDIFFDRELSWVDFNKRVLEEANDPENPLLERLKFLCITESNLDEFYMVRVAGLRNLLAEGNDEKSLNGQRASEILTELSNKVRSFVNVQYETLNHTLDQMKENGIHLILNPDELNKNEIEDIKHYYKEDVSPILTPLSIDPSHPFPHILNKSLNLAIVLTTDDEKTGLKKDLFAVVQVPSVLPRFLQLKGEGKTRRFFPLEEIIKLHVDDLFYGMTVKEVYPFRILRDADISIDEEASVKDLLITMKKEIRNRIWGDAVRMDIYEGTSSFVRNTLKELMELQDHEIFDVSSILNISDTMYFYGLEHTSKFKYPFFQQKNTLKFESPEKIFDAIKKKDRLLHHPYQSFGAIEDLLRISSEDPKVLGIKMTLYRTSGDSPIIQYLGQAAENGKQVTVLVELKARFDEERNIKWAQKLEERGVHVVYGVVGLKIHSKMLLIVRREDDHLVRYVHLGTGNYNSTTSKYYTDLSFFTVNKEITEDVSTIFNTITSYAKMPFLNKLAASPHNLKTVFLNLIEKETENAKAGKPARIIFKMNSLVDPHIILAMYNASRAGVIIELIIRGICCLKPGLPGISENITVISIVGRFLEHTRIYYFLSGGEESIFLASADCMPRNFERRIEVLFPILDAKNKDRIKKILDVQIRDNVKARLLSSDGIYRKRERVEGEKPVDSQIERMNFAE
- a CDS encoding alpha/beta fold hydrolase, giving the protein MDFVYELFLRNYTRQKIRFMEKELGFQRLHVDLGGHKIFFLKRPSAQGSDKTLFFIHGLLDSATGFRRLAPFLRNDFNLLVPDIPGFGFSPLPKVKYLYQVDIFADLLYSSIRKLALNDLVLSGHSMGSLIAMMIAIRDSEKEKRVQRLVLLSPGGIPHPQRDEMRKLLFPSKTEEIERLLTALYQENVPELGGFAKRALLSQWNNLAHRYLTENTLDREKEIFLGKKLSAVSQKTLIISGTEDPITDPPMIKKLHSYLKKSKLVWIPHSKHALHMERPKEVAEKINSWL
- a CDS encoding FAD-binding oxidoreductase, with translation MSISQENKNKLKSLLGEDRVFFKDETRMDQATFLSFGTDRTKVYVPDYEILTFPKNTKEVSEIVKYAFENDIKIVPSGGRTGYAGGAVAKSGEIVISLSKMDQVLDFDPFFGSLTVQAGMITKNLHKEAEERGFYFPVDFAATGSSHIGGNIATNAGGVRVVHYGLIRQWVLGLKVVTGTGEILEFNGEILKNNTGYDLKHLFIGSEGTLGIITECTLKLTKKPADNRILFTAVPDFPSILELFKETHNMSLPILAFEFLTKYCLDKVMDHLHVPDPFSEVSPYYVLMEFEITEESDDEKLFSFLETILEKGYVTDGSLAQNSRQAETFWKYREGISESISIDYTVHKNDISLPLRNMNAFLEDMQGLLSSKYPGFEIALFGHIGDGNLHLNIVKPKDLSDVEFFSQCKKVDPSMFELLQKHHGSISAEHGIGLLKKDFLHFSRSSAEIEVMRMIKKALDPKNLLNPGKILP
- a CDS encoding response regulator: MEKVKIAIVEDNSEFALNCANTLSVMEEVDKVEVFSSTEDLSQSHQKKFDLVFMDVILPGKSGIDYIKERSDFDNDPKYIMLSTLDTDDALIQAMKAGAVGFVLKKDLKDIKEVARMVMREGGILSPGAAAKVISFFRKSPTKETHSLTPREKEILNHIINGYRTKEIARNFGTKEGTVRIQIKSIFKKLQVNSRVDLVRKYSRF